The window TGAATCTGAGAAGGCAACGATGCTAGAACATGAATTGACATCATCAATGTCTCAATTTGGTGATGCAGTTGTGAGACTTGATGGTTGTTTACTCAGATCTGGCGTTGCTGGAGCTCAAGTTGGCTTAGATATGAGCAAACATATATCTGGTTCTGTTGACATGGCTGTAAAGGTGATTGAAGACCTGGAGGAAAAACTAGAAGTTGCTGAGGCGAAGCATGAGTCCTCCTTAAACAAATATGAGGAGTTGAAGCAGAGTTTCAATACTCTGCATGAGAATAATGAGTTTGTGACTGCTACAATGCATAAGGTCTATGCTGATCTGGTGAAACTGATTACTGAATCATGCGGGTCTGTGGAGATAGCCAAATTTAGAGTTGAAAATCTAGCTATCTCTGATCCTTTTAGCGATGGTAATTGTGAGAATCTGATGGAGGCTGTGCGAAATATTCTTTCTGAGAGGCTTGAACTTCAGTGTGTGATTGATAAGCTACAGTCGGACTTGTCGAGTATAACAAAGGATATGGAGGAACTGACGCAGCGAAGCCTTGACCCCACTTCACTTGGAGAATTAGTTCAGAAAGTTGAGGGTGTTCTGGAACTTGAAACTGGTGAAATTAGTTTTGAATCCCCTAGTTTATATGTGGAGTTTCTGGTTTCCCAACTTGTTCAGAAGTTTATTGAGGCCGAGGATTTGGCTAATCTCGTGAGGAAACAAGTAGAGGCCAAGGATAATGAGCTGATGGAGACCCAGGAGAGTTTACTGCACCATAAAACTGAAATGGGTGGTCTCATGGAAAATTTAAGCCAGGCAGAGGAGTCCCTTGTGGCTGTACGATCTGAGTTACAAAAGAAATCTAATGAACTTGAACAATCAGAGCAAAGGTTATTATCGACTAGAGAGAAGCTTAGTATAGCTGTTACAAAAGGAAAAGGTTTGATGGTTCAACGTGATAATATCAAACATTTGTTGGCTGAAACCTCTGCTGAACTGCAGAGGCGCTCAGAGGAATTGAGTTTGAAGGAGACAAGGCTTCAGGAGGTAGAAGCAAAACTTAAGACCTATACAGAGGCAGGTAAACGTGTGGAGGCATTAGAATCTGAGCTTTCTTACATCCGAAACTCAGCTACTGCACTTCGAGAATCGTTTCTTCTTAAAGACTCTCTGCTTCACAAAATTGAagaaattttggaagatttggATCTCCCAGAGCATTTTCATGCTCGAGATATACTCGACAAGGTCGAGTGGTTATCAAGATCAGCTAACGGCAACTCTGTACGTCCCTCTGATTGGGATCAGAAAAGTTCTGATGGAGGTGCGGGATATGTTCTCTCTGAACCCTGGAGGGAGGATGGTCAAACTGGCacaagttctgagggtgacttaaGGATCAAGTTCGAGGAGCTCCAGGGGAAGTCTTATGGGTTGGCTGAACAGAATGAAATGCTGGAGCAGTCCTTGATGCACAGGAATAATTTGGTTCAGAGATGGGAATCACTCCTTGAGAATATTGATATGCCTCCACAGCTAAAATCCATGGAAGCGGAAAATAAGATTGAGTGGCTTGCAAGTACAATATCAGAGGCTACCCATGACAAGGATACTCTCCAACAGAAAATTGATAACCTTGAAGTATATTGTCAATCACTAAGTACTGATTTGGAAGCCGCACAAAAGCAAGTATGTGATGTCGAGGCAAATCTTCAATCGGTTGATAATGAGAGGGTGGATATTTCTGAAAGACTGGAAACTCTGAATGAGGATCATGACAATCTTTCTGCGAGGGCCAATCACCTTGAAGTTGAGAATGAGAAACTGCAGAATCAAGTTAAAGATCTGCATGGGAAATTGGCTGAGAAACTTGGGAATGAAGAACAACTTCAGACTATTGAAGGAGGCCTATTGAGTTTGAGGTACATGATTAATGATGTTATACAGGAAGATGGCTTGCAGGATTTGGCATTAGCGAGTAATTCTGAGACCTTGGATGGACTTCTGAGAAAGCTGATTGACTATTATAAGAATTTGGCTAAATCTAGTCCATCAAATGATGAAGCAACTTCTCCTAGGCACACTCCTGAATTGGCTGATTCTAATATAGTCGAAGCAACCAGTAGAGACATAGCAGTAGTAGAGACACCTGATGTAGCGTCCCTAACAAAAGATCTGGATGAAGCACTGCATGTACAGAAGCTGGCAAGGGAAGAAAGGGATTTATACATGGAAAAACAGCAATCCTTGGTTGCTGAAAATGAGGCACTTGATAAGAAAATAATAGAATTGCAGGAGCTCCTTACACAAGAAGAGCAGAAGTCAGCTTCTTTAAGAGAGAAGTTAAACGTAGCTGTCAGGAAAGGGAAAGCTTTGGTCCAACAAAGGGATAGCCTGAAGCAAACTATTGAGGAGATGAACGCTGAGCAAGGTCGCCTAAAATCAGAGCTTATAAATCGAGACGAAATGCTTTtggaaaatgaaaagaaattaAGGGAGTTGGAATCTTACACTTTGAGGGTAGAAGCCCTAGAGTCTGAGTGTCAATCGCTGAGAAATCATTTgcaagaaacagaaaatattttGCAGGAAAGAAGTGGTACATTGAGCAAGACACTCAACGCATTGAATAGCATTAATATTGGTGATGAAGGTGACAGATATGACCCAGTTCTGAAGCTTCAACGGATCTCGCAACTGTTTCAGAATATGAGTACAGCTGTGTCTTCTGCTGAGCAGGAGTCAATAAAGTCTAGAAGAGCAGCTGAGTTGCTACTTGCTGAGTTGAACGAGGTTCAAGAGAGAAACGATAGTATGCAAGAGGAGCTATCAAAATTTACGTATGAAATTCAGCAACTTTCCAGACAGAAGGATGCAGCGGAGGCTGCAAAAGTTGAAGCCATATCACATTGTGAAAATTTATCCTTGGTCAACAacgaagaaaagaagaagatatatgCTCAAGTGCTGTCCTTTGGAACTAATGTGAACACTCTAAGGAAAATTCTCGCAGATACTAGCAGTTGCCTAGCTGATATTTTCACCTTGGATATGGAGTTTCTGCATCATCTGAAGACAACTATGGAATCATGTGCAAAGCAAACCGGTGCTAATTTGTCTGGCTGGCCTCAAAATAGTACAGGGAATTTTGTAGACAAGGTACTTTTAGAACCTTTCAACAGCTTACTATGATATACTTTCAAGGTTTCTATGACACTTACTGTTTCTGAATATTGTTTTTCCCCTTTCTTATCAGGAAATCTTTTCACGCTTGAGTGCTGCCTTGTCTAACGTCAACTTGCATGAAATTTCAAATGGTGGAAACATAACCGAAATTTGTGGTTCTCTCTCGCGAAACCTTGATCAGTTTGTGGCTGATGTTAGCCATCTCAAAGAGAATGTAAGCAACCACTTGACATCACGGCACGAACAGGTCAACATTGTATCCAACAGTATTGACACCTTTTTCAAGTCAATAGGAACGGGAACAGACTCAGAAATTGCTGATTTGGGTGAACGAGTTTCCTTGCTTCATGGAGCATGTTCTAGCGTGTTGGCGGAAATTGAGAGCCGTAAGGCGGAACTGGTTGGAAATGACAATTTAAACATGAGCCTCcatcaagaagaagatgattatTCGTCCATGGAGTCTGTCAGGTCCATGGTAAATAGGCTCTCGTCAGCTGTTAAAGAGTTTGTTGTAGCAAACGCCGAGACTGTGGAGAGAAACGAAAAGGAGATGAAGGTAATGATTGCCAATTTGCAAAGGGAGTTGCACGAAAAGGATATCCAGAATGATAGGATGTGCAGTGAACTTGTGGATCAAGTTAAGGAAGCCCAGGCTGGTGCTAAGATCTTTGCAGAAGATCTTCAATCCGCAAGTGCCAGGATGCGTGATATGCAAGACCAGCTCGGCATTTTGGTGCGGGAACGGGATTCTTTGAAGGACAGAGTAAAAGATCTGCAAGAAGGCCAGGCCTCATACTCAGAACTACAGGAGAAGGTCACATCGCTTAGCAATCTACTAGCTGCAAAAGATCAAGGTCAGCTATTCAATCTAAACCTTTTCTTTTTCCATTTTCACACATATAGCTAATACATAATTGCTTGCTGCAGAAATTGAGGCATTGATGCAAGCGCTTGACGAGGAAGAGTCCCAGATGGAGGATCTGAAACACAGGGTTACAGAATTAGAACAAGAGCTACAACAGAAGAACCTAGACTTGCAGAAAGCTGAAGCTTCTCGTGGGAAGATTTCCAAAAGGCTATCAATTACTGTGGATAAATTCGATGAGCTCCATCATCTCTCTGAAAATCTTCTTGCTGAAATCGAGAAGCTTCAAAAACAAGTGCAAGATCGGGATACCGAGGTTTCTTTCTTAAGACAAGAAGTCACCAGGTGCACCAACGAGGCTCTTGCTTCTTCTCAAATGGACACTAGAAGAGATTCAGAAGAGATCCAAACTGTACGGTCTTGGTTCGACACAGTAGCTTCACTACTTGGTCTAGAAGATTCACCTTCCACTGATGCTCACAGTCACTTAAACCGCTACATGGAGACACTTGAGAAAAAGATTGCATCTATACTATCTGAAACAGAGGAATTACGGCTGGTTGGACAAAGCAAGGATTCGTTGCTGGAAGCTGAGAGGAGTAGAGTGGCTGAGCTCAGACAGAAAGAAGCAACTCTTGAGAAATTATTACATGACAAGGAATTCCAACCAAGTAGCTCAACTTCAGAGATCGTTGAAGTGGAACCTCTGGTAAGATTAGTTCTTGTTGGATAATTGAACCATTCCAGATACTCACGATAACATTTCAAATTGGGTTAACTTTTTCTTGTTTGGGTATTGCAGATAAACAAGTGGACGACGAGTGGAACATCGATCCCATCACAAGTCAGGAGTTTGCGCAAGGGAAACAACAACGATCAAGTCGCCATTAGTATAGATGCAGATCAAGCTGATCAAAGCCTTAGCTTAGAAGAAGACGATGATAAAGGTAACTGAACTGGTCtcgtatattttatttaatcggCTACACATTCTCTTCATAACCTACCCCTCTCTTTTTGTGTGCTTTCAGCTCATGGATTTAGATCACTCACCACGTCAAGAATCATTCCTAGATTCACAAGACCAGTGACAAACATGATCGATGGTTTATGGTtaggctctctctctctcagtctCTCGTTTGATTGAAAATTTCGTAATTTTGGTCTGACGAAAACGGATATATTGCTTTTCAGGGTCTCGTGTGACCGGACGCTTATGAGACAACCTGCCTTACGGTTAGCCATAATGATATACTGGGCAATGTTGCATGCTCTTTTGGCTACAGTCGTGGTCTAACCAAAAGCTTGTAATCTCGTAagtgacatttttttttccttaaatgaaatagcaaacAGTTGCTTCTCCAGTTTCTTTTCTAAGATTTAATACGTGTTTTTATTACATCTTTCGCAGCTGGTTTCTTGTTATGATATGGCACGGGATTTCAAAGTGGTGTGTTGTCTTCACCATATGTTTTTGTCGTtcgattcattttttttttagcttTCCATTAACCAAGCAGATTGTGGGTTCAACATTTTTATTGATTCGAATCACAGACTGGCTTGGCTTTAcaacaataaaattttaaaaaggttATGTTTGTAGAAGCTGTTAATTGCTATACACTATATAAGtcactatttatttatttatattttttttggtgaaaaatACAACAAAATAATCCCAGCTAATGGACTCAAATAGGATGTATCATTTAAATTTGGGCTTTACCTTCTACGTGTAAAGAAGTTAACGCGTTGACAAACCCTAGTTTCAATCAACCACCTTCCTTCTCCTCTCTGCGAGCTGCTCGAGTCTCTTCTCTCTAGGTATGTGACGTCAAGTTTCTTCcgatttgtttttttggtaGAATGTAGTTCTGACTTAGTCTCTGTGGCATTGACAGGTAAATGTCGCGTGTGTACGTAGGAAACTTGGACCCTAGAGTTACTGAGCGTGAGCTCGAGGATGAGTTCCGTGTCTATGGTGCTATCAAGAGGCAAGCATTGATCCAGTCAATTCACTATACAAAGTTTTGAGCTTTCGATGTGTTTTGCATTGTCTGTAATGTTGGACTTGATGTGCAGTGTGTGGGTTGCTCGTAGACCACCTGGCTACGCTTTTCTAGACTTCGAGGATCCCAGAGATGCCAGTGATGCCATCCGTGATTTAGATGGTAATGTTGTGCATTGTTCTGTAATGATActgatgtttttatttagattttgaattttgacaTGCATGTTGTTTAAATGGACAGGCAAGAATGGTTGGAGGGTTGAACAGTCTCACAACCGAGGTGACCGTGGAGGCGGCCGTGGTGGTGACCGCGGAGGCGATCGTGGTGGGTCTGATTTGAAGTGCTATGAGTGTGGTGAGCCTGGCCACTTTGCACGTGAATGCCGTAACCGTGGTGGCACAGGAAGGCGTCGCAGCAGGAGCCGGAGTCGCAGTCCTAGATACAGGAGAAGTCCAAGTTACGGACGCAGGTCAATGCTGCTGCTTCCTTTACTTTCTTATTGGTTATAGGAATCTTCTCTGGATGTGTTAGTTGACCTTCTCCTTTTTTGGCTTCAGGAGTTACAGCCCTCGTGCTagatctcctcctcctcctcctccaaggCGCCGTAGCCCTTCACCTCCTCCTGTGCGTGGTCGCAGCTACAGTAGATCACCACCTCCGTACAGAAGGCGTGAGGAACTGCCTTATACTAATGGgtaaaacttcttttttgtCTTCTTGAAGTCATTATAATACACAACGTTTTCTTCACATGCATGCATCTTGATTCAACCTATTGATTTCTCTGTGGTGGATGTGGCCTCATTCAACTTATGTTCTTGTTTCTGCAGAAATGGACTGAAAGATAGACGCCGAAGCCGGAGCTGAGAGTTTATACTGAGAAACTGAGATGATGAAGAAGTACACTACTTAGCTTTAGGAGATTAAGAGAAGGACTGGATTGGTTTGTGTTCTAACATAATGTTTAGTTTTGGAATTTTCTGATAATAGAGGCCTATATgcgtttctctttttttttgaagttaatGTTGATCCCAAACGTAGACAACACCTGGCCATGTTTTCAAGTTCGCAAGTGACATGTAAGACTAAAAATATCGTAACCAGATGATAAAAGAGAACCATGGTTTTGGCATGACCACCACAAATAATGAAAGCCTAGGAAAGCTGAAGAGACAAGAGCATGATCCTAGTTCGGTCCCATCCTTCACTTCCACATCATTCCACTTTTGTCTGCCGACACTTCTTTTTGCTCCACGTTTCTTCACTCTCACCGACAATAAGATGAGAGGTGATCAGAATCCACAAACCGTCTCTCTTTTGCTTGTTACATTTTTGTCAGAAAAAACTAGTTCTAGTTAGTTATTTACAGTTATGATCTCTTTCCTCAAAGTTTGAgcttaaagtttacaaaaagtCTGCAGTTGATTAAAACATGGATCTTGTACTAGTTTAAGACAAAGCTCCTTTTAACTGCCAACAACATGTTTAAACTTTACAGACATTGTATACTTTGTATGAAACTCTGGCTTACACTCTTATCCCTAACAAATTGAGGAATCATACAAacataacaaacaaacaaacatgaaaataaattaatgtcCTACCACCACTATGGTTCCAACAATCTCATTACAGAGGATACCATTGAACATAAAGCTTCTCTGGATTCTCTCAGCTCATCTGTTCGCCTATGAGGTCAAGACCCACAAGAAGAAATGTGACACCTTGGAACAACAGGAAGTAGAAATGCACTCCTTGAGCCGCCAACAGACTCCTAACCGCTGCAGTGAGCAACAGAAACGCTAACGCAAGCTCTTTGTGGAATATCTTGTTGGTTTTCTTGACTGGTTTCCTTTGTTTCTGTTCTTCAAGTTGGTTCAGCTCCAAAAGCTCACTGTCTGAAACCCCTCTAAGCAACTGGCTTCTCTTGTCTAGCGTCTCTTTCTCGGTGATAGATAAAAGATCCGACTCTGATGATCTTCCAGCTTTCTTTGTGACAATCCACTCGTAAGAGCTACCTAACTGGAATAACCCTGATACCATTGCGTTGAACTTGGTGACTGACATTGTGTTCTCGAACAAGAGGTAAGGGACGATGAAAGGGAATGATTTTGGAGATGGAAGAAGGTTGAGGAAAGACATGAAGACAGGTATGTAGCAAATGACCCAAACGGGGAGCTCAGCTTCTGGAACAAACATGGTGAGTGGAAGGATTATGCAGAACAATGTGAAAGAGTAGAAAGGGAGTATTAGTTTCCTAAGCAGGAAGAAGAGAAGTATCAGATTCGCCTTCTTCCATATAGCTATCTGCAAGAAGAAACAATCAATAAAATGATGATCCGAAACTTTTCTCTATTGAAGGAGAAAAGAGTTGTAATGTACACTTACCTTAGAGGTCAAGATTGAACCAAGACACAAGCGAAAAAGCTGCATAGGTCCTGAATGCCAACGGTGTTGTTGCTTCTTATATGCTTCATATGACTCAGGAACTTCACAAAGGACCTGTAAATGGTTTTCACACCAGCTTAATAAAATGGTTACATGAATAGGCctatgattgatgagtagtagTACCTTGACATCATTAAGATAGATGAACTTCCATCCATGAAGATGAGCCCTGACTGCTATATCCATATCTTCAACAGTGGTTCTTTCAAGCCAGCCACCAGATTCCTCAAGGGCTTTGATTCTCCAAACACCAGCTGTTCCATTGAAACCAAAGAAGTTCAAGAACACGCCGCTCACTTGCTGCTCAACCTCAAAGTGAAAACAAAGATTGATGTTCTGAAGACGGGTCAACAGATTCTCGTCTTTGTTCACAAATGTCCACCTAGCTTGAACCAAACCTAACTCCGGGTTATCCTGAACACCAATCACATCATCAATAAGTTAGTAACCTCTCCACTCGTCAAGGATAGATAATGTTAATTACCAACAACCTTGAAATGTGGAACTGTGAGTTTAAGGAAGTCTGGATTAGGTTGGAAGTCAGCATCAAATATAGCTACAAACTCGTATGCTTCCACGTAATCACAGCTCATAGCTGACTTGAGGTTACCAGCTTTATATCCGGTTCTAACCAAACGATGCCTGTAGATTATGTTGACTCCCTTTTGACTCCATTTAGCAACCTCAGCTTTAATCAACTGCTGGATGCTTTCATCGTTTGAATCATCAAGAACCTGAACCAGGATTCGATCTTTAGGCCAGTCAAGTTGACACACAGCAGATATAGATTATTCATACACCTGAAACAAGACCAACGATCAATACATTTGAGAGTTAAAAGATACAAAGGTCAAAGATTGGTAACTTACCTCTCTCTCATTGCACATGGGAATCTGAACAAGAACCATTGGATAGACATAACCACACCCCTCAGCATCATCATTACGAAACGGTTCCTCATCAAACCTCGGCTTAATCTTCTTATACTTGATCCAGAAACATCCCAAGCATAGAATCAAACGGTCTACAGACTGTATAAGGAACAGGACAATACAAAACTTGGAGAGAGCTTTGATCAGTGGAGCAATATAATCAGCTCTCAACCCTAACCAACCAACATAGACGAGATGAAGCAAGCTCTGGATCTCAAGCGTGCTAGTTGGGATGTGGTTTTCGAAGTAATGCCATCCTCTCAAGTAAGCAACAATCTCGAATCCAAGAATCAGCAAGGAAACAGCTAAGAAGAGCTTAATGGCAGAGAAAAGCCACCTGTCTCTTCCCAACCTCTCGGAGCCAAGCGGGTGAGTGAAGCTGAGGCGTTTCTTGATGGAGCCGAGGAGAGACCAGAAGACGGTGGCGAGCCAAGTGAGACACCCAACGGCTCTGTGAGCTTTGAGAAGGAGAACCCAAGTGACTTGCTTTGCGTTCTTGCGGCCTCTGCTCCTCTCCACCGGTCTGAAGGCTGAGTCTGGTCCTTCGATTTCGACAACTGAGTAGTTTGGGTTCTCCATTTTGACAACGACCGGTGTTCCTTTCCTCGTGTCTTTCGCCCACCAATCTGAAAAATCCAACCTTGGAGACATCTTATCTTCCAACAACAGAGAAGGAAAGTAGTTGAGTTTCCTAATGTGGTAAGGATTCCAAAAACACAGACCCAAATCTTAAAATGGAAGATTAAGCAAAACCCATTTCAGGAAACTCGAAATGGAGAGTGAATCTTCGAGAAAGGAGCGAGCTTTGAGCAGGTAAATGAAGAAATAGCAACACCCAGATCTCAGAAATTGGAAATCTAGAGACCCATTTTGATTTAGTTTATATAAACCAGCTCAAGGCTCATTTAAAGTTTGGACCTTTTTTAAGAGAATGACAGAAGAGAGAGAAATGGgttggtgagagagagagaggagtgaCTGAGAgaggagaggaggagagagagagattaaatACTTGGCTTTGAGAGAGAGAAGTtaaggagaggaagaagaaaggtaTATGTGAAGCTTGCAAGATCTGTCTTAACAGTTTTCATGTGTGTTAGTTAGTGTGTTAAGCTACTTGTTTGATGGCTTCAAGCATGCAAATTCATCCTCAGACGCCCTTATTGGAAAATATCTATTCTCCATATCCCCTCTCTATTCTCAATACCCTTTTGTATTTGCAAACCCTAAACTAACCTtccatttatttattatatatcatCCACCTCATAACATTTATATCTTGAATTAAATAAATCAACCACCATCATGGCCCACAAACAACCTTAACCAATGAAATTGAAGATGGCCCCACATGTCTTCACTCTCCCACTGCTCCTCGTACGTAcagctcttcttcttcattttccaTAGGCGATTTTGAAGCTTCTAAAACAGGTATTTAAAGTTcgtttttgatgattttttttaagaaatatcatttaaatataGCATATATCATGggtaatgtttaaaatataagatttcATGAAAAATTTGAGATTTTAAGGACGATTTTGAATACTGTGTTAGTTGATATTAGGTTATTTTATGTACTTTTCTgattaaatgtttaaaaaaatatcatttaaatgtaGTGTATATGATAGGTAATGTTAAAAATGTACTCATGAAACTATGTTTATGGGTTTTAGatggagatatatatatatatatatatatatatatatatatatatatatatatatatatttaagtctgtttttgatgatttttatttgttaattcCTTTTAATCTCATTAAGATAGAGTAAATATCCGAACAAATTCGTCTTTAATAGTTTATTAGTTAGTGGAAGGACA of the Brassica rapa cultivar Chiifu-401-42 chromosome A03, CAAS_Brap_v3.01, whole genome shotgun sequence genome contains:
- the LOC103862069 gene encoding serine/arginine-rich splicing factor RSZ22, which codes for MSRVYVGNLDPRVTERELEDEFRVYGAIKSVWVARRPPGYAFLDFEDPRDASDAIRDLDGKNGWRVEQSHNRGDRGGGRGGDRGGDRGGSDLKCYECGEPGHFARECRNRGGTGRRRSRSRSRSPRYRRSPSYGRRSYSPRARSPPPPPPRRRSPSPPPVRGRSYSRSPPPYRRREELPYTNGNGLKDRRRSRS